The Pedococcus dokdonensis region TGGCTTCGCGGGGCTCGGCAACGGGCAGCTGCGCAACAACCTCGCTGCCTTCCGAGCCTCCGACGGCGCGGTGCTGCCCTGGAACCCGAACGCGGACTACGCGGTCTGGGCCCTCGCCGTGTCCGGCGACGGACAGTGGGTCATCGCGGGAGGCTCGTTCACCCACGTCGGCGGGCTCGACGCCTACGGTCTCGCCAAGATCGGCGGTGCCAACGGCGTCCTCGACACCTCCTGGAAGCCGGCGGTCCGCAACGCGGGCCCCGACACGGGCATCAGCAGCCTCAACATCTGGGGCCCCTACGTCTACGGCACCTCGTGGTCGTTCGGCAGCGGCGCGAACCTGGAGGGCGCCTTCAAGATCCCCGTCGCCAACTCCACGACGCAGTGGCTGACCGCCTGCCACGGCGACTTCTACTCGGCCTTCCTCACCGGCGGGGTCGTCTACATCGCCGGCCACCCCCACTACTGCGGCTCCATGGGCGGTGGCTTCCCCCAGTACCCCCAGTGGAAGTTCCAGCACTCGATGGCCTGGACCGACTCGGTCGGAGGGCAGATCCTCAGCGACTCACTCGGCTACCCGAACTGGCGTGGCACCAACGCGCCGTCCCTGGTGAACTGGCTCCCGGACATGACCATGGGCTCCTACACCGGCCAGTACCAGGCCGGGTGGGACATCGACGGCAACGCCGACTACGTCGTCTACGGCGGCGAGTTCCCGACGGTCAACGGCGTCGGACAGCAGGGCCTCGTGCGGTTCGCCCGCCGTGGGCTGGCACCGAACAAGGAGGGGCCGCGGTTCACCGGTGGCACCTTCACGCCCCGGCTGGTCCCGACCTCGTCGTCGACGCTGCGGGTGAGCTGGACGGCCGGCTTCGACCGCGACGACTACAACCTCACCTACCGGGTGATCCGCAACGGGGCCACGGGGTCGCCGCGCTACACCACGACGGCCGGCTCGAGCTGGTGGTCACTGCCCGCGCTGGGGTTCGTCGACACCGGCCTGACTCCCGGCGCCACCTACACCTACCAGCTGATCGCCAACGACCCTGGCGGCAACACCGTCTTCGGCGGGAACGCGACGGTCACGATGCCGACCTCGTCGAGCGCGAGCAGCGGGTACGCCCAGTCGGTGCGCGCCAACGGGGCCCGCATCTACTGGCCGATGAACGAGGCGTCCGGGTTGACGGTCAACGACCGCGCAGCCGGCACCGGTGGCACGGCCGGCCTCGGCGTCACCGACGGCCGCGGGGACACCGGGATCCAGTGGGGCCAGTCGGGTGCCATCGCCGGTGACACCGCAGCCGCCCTGACCAACAACGACTTCAGCCGGGTCTACGCGCTGGGGTCCGAGACGGCGCCGGACACCTTCACCTCGCAGGTGTGGGTGCGCACGTCCACCGGCAGCGGGGGCCGGATCCTCGGGTTCGGCGACCTCCAGAACGGCAAGTCCGCCCACCGCGACCGACACCTCTACATGGACAACTCCGGCCGGATCGTGTTCGGGGTCTACGGCCAGGACGGTTCCCTGCGGACGGTGATCAGCCCGTCGGCCTACAACAACAACGTGTGGCACATGATCACGGCGACGATGAGCAGCGCCGGGATGCGGCTGTACGTCGACGGCAACCTCGTCGGGTCACGCACCGACACCACGGCGGGCGAGTCCTACCTCGGCTACTGGCGGCTCGGCGGGGATGTCCTGGGCACCGACGACGGTCGCCCCGGCTGGAGCCCGCGTCCCTCGTCGAACAACTTCGTCGGCAACGTCGACGAGATCGCGATCTACCCGAATGCGTTGGGGCAGAGCACGATCCAGGCACAGTACGCACTGCGCAACGGTGGTGGCGGCGGCAACCAGCCGCCCACCGCGTCGTTCACGTGGGGCGCCACCGGGCTCGCCGCCTCGTTCAACGCCTCGGGCTCCAGCGACCCCGACGGGTCGATCGCGAGCTACACGTGGAACTTCGGCGACGGCGCCACCGGCACCGGTGCCACCCCGAGCCACACGTATGCCGCGCCCGGCACCTACACGGCGCAGCTCACCGTGACGGACAACCAGGGTGCGACCGGCAGCACCACCCGACAGGTCACGGTCGCCGCGGCCGGGGTCATCGCCAGGGACACCTTCAGCCGCACCGTCGTGGACGGGTGGGGCCAGGCCGACACGGGCGGCACCTGGACCCTCACCACCGCTGCCAGCAACTTCGCGGTGAGCGGGGGAGCGGGCACGATGCGGCTTGCTGCCTCGTCCGGGCCGTCGGCCTACCTCACGTCGACCTCGGCCCGCGACGTCGACCTCCGGACCACCATCGGCTTCGACAAGCCGGCCACCGGTGGTGGCGTCTACGCCTCGGCCGTCGTGCGCCGCGTCGGCACGTCGGACTACCGCGTGAAGGTGCGGGTGACGGGCACCGACACCACGGCATACCTCGCCCGGACGGTGGGCGGCGCCGAGACGATCCTCACGAGCGTGCCGCTCCCCGGGGTGGTCGTGGCGGCCGGCGACGCGCTGTCGCTGCGCGTGCAGGCGGTCGGGGGTGGGACGACCACGCTGAACGCCAAGGTGTGGCGGGCCGGGACCGCTGAGCCCGGGGCGTGGACCACGACCACGACGGACTCCACGGCGGGCCTGCAGTCGGCCGGCGCCGTGGGCGTCTACGCGTTCCTGTCGGGCTCGGCGACCAACGCGCCGATCACGCTGTCCTTCCCCGACCTCGAGGCGGTGGCCCCCTGACGACCGCACGACGACCCGGACGACCCTGACGGTCCTGACGGCCGCACGACGACTCCGACGACTCCGACGACCCCGGCGGCGGTCCGGCCTGCGGACGGTTAGCCTTGACGCCGCCGCGACCTCCGTGGCGACCGGTCGGAAGGACTCCCGTGGACGCCAGTGACCTGCTGCGCAACAGCCTGCTCCAGCTCTCCAAGAGCGATGCTGTGCGACAGACGATCGAGAAGGCGCCCGTGAGTCGCAGCGTGGTCCGTCGGTTCGTCCCGGGTGACCGCACCGAGGACGCCGTCTCCGCCACCGCCGACCTGCGGGCCACCAACCGGCTCGCGACGATCGACTACCTGGGTGAGGACACCAGCGACCTCACCCAGGCGATCCGCACCCGCGACCACTACCTCGACCTGCTCAGGGCGCTCGCCGAAGCCGACCTGTCACAGCACGGCATGGGCGAGGTGAGCCTGAAGCTGTCCGCCCTCGGCCAGTACCTGCCCGGCGACGGCGACAAGATCGCGCTCGAGCACGCCCGCGAGATCTGCCAGGCCGCCGCGAACGCCGGCACCACGGTGACGCTCGACATGGAGGACCACACCACCACCGACGCGACGCTGGAGGCGCTGCGCGAGCTGCGCCAGGACTTCCCGTGGGTCGGCGCGGTGATCCAGTCCTACCTGCGCCGCAGCGAGGGCGACTGCCGCGACCTGGCGCACGAGGGCAGCCGGGTGCGGCTCTGCAAGGGCGCCTACAAGGAGCCGGAGTCGGTCGCCCACCAGAGCAGCTCGGAGGTCGACCAGAACTACGTCCGCTGTCTCAAGATCCTGATGGGCGGCGAGGGCTACCCGATGGTCGCCAGCCACGACCCGCGGCTCGTCGAGATCGCCGGGGCG contains the following coding sequences:
- a CDS encoding PKD domain-containing protein: MTLCAAALLGAVVSASAAPAPVVPVTSTGISADALPTVQVNGVVWGQAVVGTTVYAGGSFSNARPAGSAPGTNLVARSNLLAYNITTGVLIGSFAPQVNGQILSVAASPDGSRIYIAGDFTTVNGQARRRVAAFDTATGALSTAFNPTGVTARARAVVATNDTVYVGGGFAGLGNGQLRNNLAAFRASDGAVLPWNPNADYAVWALAVSGDGQWVIAGGSFTHVGGLDAYGLAKIGGANGVLDTSWKPAVRNAGPDTGISSLNIWGPYVYGTSWSFGSGANLEGAFKIPVANSTTQWLTACHGDFYSAFLTGGVVYIAGHPHYCGSMGGGFPQYPQWKFQHSMAWTDSVGGQILSDSLGYPNWRGTNAPSLVNWLPDMTMGSYTGQYQAGWDIDGNADYVVYGGEFPTVNGVGQQGLVRFARRGLAPNKEGPRFTGGTFTPRLVPTSSSTLRVSWTAGFDRDDYNLTYRVIRNGATGSPRYTTTAGSSWWSLPALGFVDTGLTPGATYTYQLIANDPGGNTVFGGNATVTMPTSSSASSGYAQSVRANGARIYWPMNEASGLTVNDRAAGTGGTAGLGVTDGRGDTGIQWGQSGAIAGDTAAALTNNDFSRVYALGSETAPDTFTSQVWVRTSTGSGGRILGFGDLQNGKSAHRDRHLYMDNSGRIVFGVYGQDGSLRTVISPSAYNNNVWHMITATMSSAGMRLYVDGNLVGSRTDTTAGESYLGYWRLGGDVLGTDDGRPGWSPRPSSNNFVGNVDEIAIYPNALGQSTIQAQYALRNGGGGGNQPPTASFTWGATGLAASFNASGSSDPDGSIASYTWNFGDGATGTGATPSHTYAAPGTYTAQLTVTDNQGATGSTTRQVTVAAAGVIARDTFSRTVVDGWGQADTGGTWTLTTAASNFAVSGGAGTMRLAASSGPSAYLTSTSARDVDLRTTIGFDKPATGGGVYASAVVRRVGTSDYRVKVRVTGTDTTAYLARTVGGAETILTSVPLPGVVVAAGDALSLRVQAVGGGTTTLNAKVWRAGTAEPGAWTTTTTDSTAGLQSAGAVGVYAFLSGSATNAPITLSFPDLEAVAP
- a CDS encoding proline dehydrogenase family protein: MDASDLLRNSLLQLSKSDAVRQTIEKAPVSRSVVRRFVPGDRTEDAVSATADLRATNRLATIDYLGEDTSDLTQAIRTRDHYLDLLRALAEADLSQHGMGEVSLKLSALGQYLPGDGDKIALEHAREICQAAANAGTTVTLDMEDHTTTDATLEALRELRQDFPWVGAVIQSYLRRSEGDCRDLAHEGSRVRLCKGAYKEPESVAHQSSSEVDQNYVRCLKILMGGEGYPMVASHDPRLVEIAGALAVHHRRDPDSYEYQMLYGIRPEEQKRIADRGNQMRVYIPYGEEWYGYLMRRMAERPANTMFFLRGLATKN